Proteins co-encoded in one Ananas comosus cultivar F153 linkage group 15, ASM154086v1, whole genome shotgun sequence genomic window:
- the LOC109721722 gene encoding E3 ubiquitin-protein ligase SPL2-like, whose protein sequence is MSSRDNETAAAIARAATSFDGAVLGIGLALCAASTWAKYFATSHALRRIRLAPSAPISDLRSLLPSSSSDDDEAALIVVRGHVQPRSAVDGPPWASAKSFGSLVSQGSGERAVIVKQTQTCLYNEWRGIFGWSFDLHAIFAKSWKEQRTSSFRSVPFILVEGGRWPRSGYVHVNLDGSDHPLPLTTVYHQLHPIQATPYTLFQAIFGNGYPVALLDEEKILPVGKEITAVGFCRTRDGALEVKSCQELPFFLSEMTKDEIEAELATNTAALLWSGILLGTLSIGILGYAIARNWSRWKEWRERRKRDRELRNQAASVPSGMEEELGEVPDGELCVICLMRRRRSAFIPCGHLVCCPSCALTVERDSFPKCPVCRQSIRSSIRIYDS, encoded by the exons ATGTCGTCGCGCGACAACGAGACCGCGGCGGCGATCGCCCGCGCTGCCACCTCCTTCGACGGCGCCGTCCTCGGCATCGGCCTCGCCCTCTGCGCCGCGAGCACCTGGGCCAAGTACTTCGCCACCTCCCACGCCCTCCGCCGCATCCGCCTCGCCCCCTCCGCCCCCATCTCCGACCTACGctccctcctcccctcctcctcatccgacgacgacgaagccGCCCTCATCGTCGTCCGCGGCCACGTCCAGCCCCGCTCCGCCGTCGACGGGCCGCCATGGGCGAGCGCTAAGAGCTTCGGCTCTCTCGTCTCACAGGGCTCCGGCGAGCGCGCCGTCATCGTGAAGCAGACGCAAACG TGCTTGTACAATGAATGGAGGGGAATTTTTGGGTGGAGTTTTGACCTGCATGCAATATTTGCAAAATCTTGGAAGGAGCAAAGGACAAGCTCATTTAGATCG GTTCCATTTATTCTTGTGGAAGGTGGTCGTTGGCCACGTTCTGGTTATGTTCATGTAAATTTGGATGGATCAGATCATCCACTGCCCCTTACAACAGTTTATCATCAGTTGCATCCTATTCAGGCAACTCCTTACACATTGTTCCAGGCCATTTTTGGTAATGGGTACCCT GTTGCATTGTTGGATGAAGAGAAGATACTTCCTGTGGGAAAGGAGATTACAGCTGTTGGATTTTGCAGGACACGAGATGGTGCTTTGGAGGTCAAGTCATGCCAAGAACTACCTTTTTTCTT GTCTGAGATGACAAAGGATGAGATTGAAGCTGAGCTAGCTACTAACACTGCGGCTCTTCTTTGGAGTGGCATTTTGCTTGGAACATTATCAATTGGCATACTTGGCTATGCCATCGCTAG GAACTGGTCGAGATGGAAAGAGTGGAGGGAGAGAAGGAAACGTGATAGAGAACTCCGCAATCAGGCTGCATCAGTCCCAAGTGGCATGGAAGAGGAGTTGGGTGAAGTGCCAGATGGCGAGCTATGTGTCATCTGCTTAATGAGGCGAAGGAGGTCAGCTTTTATTCCTTGCGGGCATCTTGTTTGCTGCCCCAGTTGCGCCTTGACTGTAGAGCGGGACTCATTCCCAAAGTGTCCTGTGTGTCGGCAAAGCATTCGGTCTTCGATCAGGATTTATGATTCTTGA
- the LOC109721498 gene encoding nodulation-signaling pathway 1 protein has protein sequence MTFDEGADQHHLIEWLEDSVSFLPTFLEEPCAVADEICGYEWRKVGIEIRGQDGNEEIEESELQRKVVVRKKANGKGGGASSSNGGGKDARWAEQLLNPCAVAIEAANFSRVQHLFYVLDELASLSGDANHRVAFHGLRALSFRLFSSAAGASALRRPPSAAAATAVPCFATTEPKLFRSALIKFHEVSPWFTLPNALANAAILQTLTLDRAQARPLHVVDLGVSHGVQWPTLLEALTRRPGGGPQPPLVRLTVAGDSAPPGPFSRAPPGYDFSSHLLRYAKSIDLNLRIDRAGSLAGRDLALGAGETLVVCAQFRLGHAGHDDRTAILRSVRELNPDLVILSDLDGADSAVAGGGSPGGFARGAEMLWRFLDSTSAAFKGRDCGERRVVEGEGARKAKKISAITPLITNK, from the exons ATGACCTTTGATGAAGGAGCAGACCAACACCATCTTATAGAGTGGTTAGAGGACTCCGTCTCCTTCCTCCCAACCTTCCTTGAAGAGCCATGTGCTGTTGCCGATGAGATTTGCGGCTACGAATG GCGGAAGGTGGGGATCGAGATCCGCGGTCAGGACGGAAACGAAGAGATTGAGGAGAGCGAGTTACAAAGGAAGGTGGTTGTGCGGAAGAAGGCCAACGGGAAGGGCGGCGGGGCGAGCTCGAGCAATGGAGGGGGCAAGGACGCGCGGTGGGCGGAGCAGCTGCTGAATCCGTGTGCTGTCGCCATCGAGGCCGCCAACTTCTCCCGCGTCCAGCACTTGTTCTACGTCCTCGACGAGCTCGCCTCGCTCTCCGGTGACGCCAACCACCGCGTCGCCTTTCATGGCCTCCGCGCGCTTTCGTTCCGCctcttctcctccgccgccggagCGAGCGCCCTTCGCCGTCCTccctccgccgctgccgccaccgccgtGCCCTGCTTCGCCACGACGGAGCCGAAGCTCTTCCGCTCGGCCCTGATCAAGTTCCACGAGGTCAGCCCCTGGTTCACGCTCCCCAACGCCCTCGCCAACGCCGCCAtcctccaaaccctaaccctagaccgGGCCCAAGCGCGGCCCCTCCACGTCGTTGACCTCGGGGTCTCGCACGGCGTCCAGTGGCCGACGCTTCTGGAAGCGCTCACCCGCCGCCCGGGCGGCGGGCCCCAGCCGCCGCTCGTCCGGCTCACCGTCGCCGGCGACTCCGCCCCGCCGGGGCCGTTCTCGAGGGCTCCGCCGGGGTACGACTTCTCCTCCCACCTCCTGCGCTACGCCAAGTCCATCGACCTCAACCTGCGGATCGACCGCGCGGGGTCGCTCGCGGGGCGCGACCTCGCCCTAGGCGCCGGGGAGACGCTCGTCGTGTGCGCCCAGTTCCGGCTTGGCCACGCCGGCCACGACGACCGGACGGCGATCCTCCGATCGGTGCGAGAGCTCAACCCGGACCTTGTGATCCTCAGCGACCTCGACGGCGCCGATTCCGCCGTCGCCGGGGGCGGATCTCCGGGAGGGTTCGCGAGGGGCGCGGAGATGTTGTGGAGGTTCTTGGACTCGACGAGCGCGGCGTTCAAGGGGAGGGATTGCGGGGAGAGGAGGGTGGTGGAGGGGGAGGGGGCGAGG AAAGCTAAAAAGATTTCAGCTATTACACCATTAATCACTAACAAGTAG
- the LOC109721406 gene encoding uncharacterized protein LOC109721406, with protein MVYFTNLRRSSSLSNLLLSSLNLLLLFLSSASFVPIFLFRTSPTSFGWALVTVSATTLLSSLVGFYSRLTHLCFITHVSLVLASSVGQVLGFLSLFLRHDSSLGLLGSVRSPKEQWVLLVVEEMLLLAMFVMQSVALILTCVVEKRWAREYEEVEAEREAAARKRSWRMTRVQEEAMANAAAMAEVKGRELDEKMKVWAVG; from the coding sequence ATGGTTTACTTCACCAATCTTCGAAGATCTTCCTCGCTTTCTAACCTTCTCCTATCATCTCtaaacctcctcctcctcttcctctcctcggCCTCATTCGTCCCCATCTTCCTCTTTAGAACTTCCCCGACCTCTTTCGGCTGGGCCCTCGTCACCGTCTCCGCCACCACGCTCCTCTCTTCGCTCGTCGGCTTTTACTCCCGGCTCACCCACCTTTGTTTCATCACCCACGTCTCACTCGTGCTCGCTTCGTCGGTCGGGCAGGTGCTCGGCTTCCTCTCGCTCTTTCTCAGGCACGATTCAAGCCTCGGGCTATTGGGCTCAGTGAGGAGCCCGAAGGAGCAGTGGGTGTTGCTAGTAGTAGAGGAAATGTTGTTGCTCGCGATGTTTGTAATGCAGTCGGTGGCGCTGATACTAACTTGTGTGGTGGAGAAGAGGTGGGCGAGAGAGTACGAGGAGGtagaggcggagagggaggcAGCGGCGAGGAAGAGGAGTTGGAGAATGACACGGGTGCAGGAGGAGGCGATGGCAAATGCCGCAGCGATGGCGGAGGTGAAGGGGAGGGAGCTGGATGAGAAGATGAAAGTATGGGCAGTGGGTTAA
- the LOC109721405 gene encoding copper-transporting ATPase PAA2, chloroplastic, translated as MATASLLRLALSPGSNLNPNSRNYVGVAGSTRRYDLPPLRLYRRRAPPTRLLRLPRAKAVEIGAPAGDSQRGARESSSVLLEVGGMMCGACASRVRSILAADERVESAVVNMLMETAAVRLRTGAAAEEEAVAEELAARLTECGFPSRRRTRSGSGVGENVRKLKEMAQRKRELLARSRNRVAFAWTLVALCCGSHASHLLHSLGIHVAHGSLWEILHNSYVKCGIAMVSLFGPGRDILFDGLRAFKQGSPNMNSLVGFGSIAAFLLSAVSLLNPGLEWEASFFDEPVMLLGFVLLGRSLEEGARLKASSDMNELLSLVSPQSRLVITSSEEGSSSSGVLSADAISIEVPIDDVRVGDSILVLPGETIPVDGDVLGGRSFVDESMLTGESLPVFKERGLSVFAGTVNWDGPLRIKATTTGALSTIAKIVRMVEDAQAREAPIQRLADSIAGPFVYSVMTLSAATFFFWYYIGSHIFPEVLLNDIAGPDGSSLILSLKLAVDVLVVSCPCALGLATPTAILVGTSLGAKQGLLIRGGDVLERLAGINIVALDKTGTLTEGRPVVTAVASLAYKESEILRLAAAVERTVSHPIARAIMNKAELLNLEIPSTRGQLTEPGFGCLAEVDGSLVAAGTKDWVHERFQQKASLNELMDLELRVAMDSSNMESSSNHSKSIVYVGREGEGIIGAIAISDVLRDDAKSTVERLQAKGIKTILLSGDRKEAVASVGKMVGIGSENLNSSLAPQQKSSVISSLQAEGHSIAMVGDGINDAPSLALADVGVALQTEAKDNAASDAASVILLGNRLSQLVDVLSLAQATMAKVHQNLAWAVAYNIVAIPVAAGVLLPQFDFAMTPSLSGGLMALSSIFVVSNSLLLQLHGSFQKKENHQFYARDSDR; from the exons ATGGCGACCGCCTCTCTCCTTCGTCTCGCCCTCTCGCCGGGTTCCAACCTTAACCCTAATTCTAGAAACTACGTCGGGGTCGCGGGATCCACTCGAAGGTACGATCTCCCGCccctccgcctctaccgccgccgcgcgccgccgacgaggctcctccgcctcccccgCGCGAAGGCCGTGGAGATCGGCGCCCCCGCAGGCGATTCCCAGCGTGGGGCGCGGGAGAGCTCCTCCGTGCTCCTCGAGGTCGGCGGCATGATGTGCGGCGCCTGCGCCTCCCGCGTCCGGTCGATCCTCGCCGCCGACGAGCGGGTCGAGTCGGCGGTGGTCAACATGCTGATGGAGACCGCTGCGGTGCGGCTCCGCacgggagcggcggcggaggaagaggccGTGGCGGAGGAGCTCGCTGCTAGGTTGACGGAGTGCGGGTTCCcctcgaggaggaggacgaggtcGGGGTCGGGGGTTGGGGAGAACGTGAGGAAGTTGAAGGAGATGGCGCAGAGGAAGCGGGAGCTGCTTGCGAGGAGCCGCAACCGCGTGGCGTTCGCCTGGACGCTGGTGGCACTCTGCTGTGGATCGCACGCGTCGCACCTCTTGCATTCACTTGGAATTCACGTCGCTCATG GGTCTTTGTGGGAGATATTGCACAATTCTTATGTGAAATGTGGCATTGCTATGGTCTCCTTGTTTGGACCCGGCAGAG ATATACTTTTTGATGGTCTTCGAGCATTCAAGCAAGGATCCCCTAACATGAACTCTCTTGTGGGGTTTGGATCTATTGCTGCATTCCTTCTTAGTGCG GTGTCATTGCTAAACCCTGGGCTTGAATGGGAAGCATCCTTTTTTGATGAACCG GTCATGCTTCTTGGTTTTGTCCTCTTGGGACGTTCTCTTGAAGAAGGAGCTAGGCTGAAGGCATCTAGTGACATGAATGAGCTCTTG TCCTTAGTATCCCCTCAGTCACGATTAGTAATTACTTCCTCTGAGGAGGGCTCTTCATCAAGTGGTGTTTTAAGTGCAGATGCGATTAGCATTGAAGTCCCAATTGATGATGTTCGTGTTGGAGACTCTATATTGGTCTTGCCAGGGGAGACTATTCCTGTGGAT GGCGATGTTCTTGGAGGCAGGAGTTTTGTTGATGAATCTATGCTGACTGGGGAATCTCTTCCAGTGTTCAAGGAAAGAGGCCTGTCTGTTTTTGCAGGAACTGTAAACTGG GATGGGCCTCTGAGGATTAAAGCTACAACAACTGGAGCTTTGTCAACGATTGCCAAGATAGTTCGCATG GTTGAGGATGCGCAAGCACGTGAAGCTCCTATTCAAAGACTTGCTGATTCAATTGCTGGGCCTTTTGTATACAGTGTCATGACATTGTCAGCTGCAACATTCTTTTTCTG GTATTACATAGGATCACACATCTTTCCAGAAGTGCTTCTCAACGATATTGCAGGTCCTGATGGGAGCTCATTGATTTTAAGCTTGAAGCTTGCAGTGGATGTACTG GTGGTTTCCTGCCCTTGTGCTCTGGGGCTTGCTACACCTACAGCTATCTTAGTTGGCACTTCTCTTG GGGCTAAACAAGGACTCCTTATCAGAGGAGGTGATGTTTTGGAACGTTTGGCCGGGATAAACATTGTTGCATTAGATAAG ACGGGTACTCTTACTGAAGGAAGACCAGTTGTTACAGCTGTTGCCTCTTTGGCATATAAAGAATCAGAAATTCTTCGGCTAGCCGCTGCAGTGGAGAGAACAGTTTCCCATCCAATTGCAAGGGCTATTATGAACAAAGCAGAGTTGCTAAACTTGGAAATTCCAAGCACAAGAGGACAATTGACAGAGCCTGGTTTTGGTTGCTTAGCTGAAGTAGATGGATCTTTGGTTGCAGCTGGCACGAAAGACTGGGTTCACGAACGTTTTCAACAGAAGGCCTCGCTAAATGAATTGATGGATCTTGAACTTCGTGTAGCTATGGATTCCTCCAACATGGAATCATCTTCTAACCACTCGAAATCAATTGTTTACGTTGGTCGTGAAGGGGAAGGCATAATTGGTGCTATAGCAATTTCAGATGTTTTGCGTGATGATGCAAAATCTACAGTTGAAAG GCTTCAGGCAAAGGGAATCAAAACAATCCTCCTATCAGGTGACAGGAAAGAGGCAGTGGCAAGTGTTGGTAAGATGGTTGGAATTGGAAGTGAAAACTTAAACTCATCCTTAGCTCCACAGCAGAAATCAAGCGTCATATCAAGTTTGCAAGCTGAAGGGCATAGCATTGCAATG GTTGGCGATGGCATAAATGATGCACCATCCTTGGCACTTGCTGATGTTGGAGTTGCTTTGCAAACTGAAGCAAAGGATAATGCTGCATCAGATGCAGCATCAGTTATTCTACTTGGCAATAGGCTTTCCCAG TTAGTTGATGTCCTTTCTCTCGCTCAAGCAACAATGGCGAAGGTCCATCAGAATCTAGCGTGGGCTGTGGCTTATAACATAGTTGCCATTCCCGTTGCCGCTGGGGTATTGCTTCCTCAATTTGATTTCGCCATGACACCATCTCTTTCTG GAGGTTTGATGGCTTTGAGCTCTATCTTCGTTGTCAGCAATTCGTTGCTTCTGCAGCTACACGGATCATTTCAGAAAAAAGAGAACCACCAATTTTATGCACGAGATTCAGATAGATGA
- the LOC109721663 gene encoding ylmG homolog protein 2, chloroplastic, giving the protein MAPLPHHDAPRTTTTNTTISHFSFLVSFPFLRLPFSSPTHHQPSSKPLVPDPTAPNTLPSLLSSAELRLKELASALSDHPLLKPLLSFHSHLRSFSQIHCRGARNPKLLSDHGFAAVLPGDSVAGLVVANGIMNFLNIYNTLLVVRLVLTWFPNSPPAIVNPLSTLCDPYLNIFRGLIPPLGGALDLSPILAFLVLNVFTSTAAALPAELPSTTPSQRSTSHLMPLNLTAAQRKWMQRVSLKKSK; this is encoded by the exons ATGGCGCCTCTCCCTCACCACGACGCCCCTCGAACCACCACCACTAACACCACCATCTCCCATTTCAGCTTCCTCGTCTCCTTCCCCTTCCTCCgcctccccttctcctcccccACCCACCACCAGCCCTCGTCAAAGCCGCTCGTTCCCGATCCAACGGCCCCAAACACCCttccctccctcctctcctccgccgagCTCCGCCTTAAGGAGCTCGCCTCCGCACTCTCCGACCACCCTTTGCTCAAACCCTTGCTCTCGTTCCATTCCCACCTCCGGAGCTTCTCCCAG ATCCATTGCAGAGGAGCAAGGAATCCGAAACTGTTGTCAGATCATGGCTTTGCAGCCGTCTTGCCTGGGGATTCAGTGGCAGGACTGGTCGTTGCCAATGGAATCATGAACTTCCTGAACATTTACAATACGTTACTAGTGGTTAGGCTGGTGCTAACTTGGTTCCCCAATTCTCCTCCGGCCATCGTCAACCCTCTCAG CACATTATGTGATCCGTACCTTAACATATTTCGTGGGTTAATTCCGCCCCTTGGTGGAGCGTTGGATCTATCACCCATACTGGCTTTCCTAGTTCTCAATGTTTTTACCAGCACTGCTGCCGCACTTCCTGCTGAACTTCCTTCCACAACTCCATCTCAGCGAAGCACTTCTCATTTGATGCCTCTGAACCTCACAGCAGCGCAGAGAAAATGGATGCAAAGGGTATCCTTAAAGAAATCCAAGTAA